The DNA region AGGTTTCAACGATCTCACCTGTGGGCAGCAAAACCCGAAATAAGTCCCAATCCATTTTTTTGCCACATCGTTTTCCGCCCCCTCGGTGTCCAGTGCCAAAGGTTGGTTCACTAGTGGTACTCGGTGGAATGGGAAGTGTGACGAGAAGATTATTATTAGTGGAGGATAAAGATTGATATTGAGGAGGGGTTGTGGCGATCGCCGCCGATGGTATTGTGCCCAATCCTAAGAAGAATGCTGTTGCGCCCACGAAAAATAGATATTTGTTCATCTGTTTATTTTGCTCCGTGTCAAGGGAGAGGCGATCGCCCCTAGCCTAGAAATCTTGTGCCGTTGTCAATACACTAATCATTCCCTCTGCATCTGCGCCCTGCTTCTCTAGAAATAACACTTCAAGTAAGGATTGCCATTCCTCTGGATGTGTTGCACGAGCCATCGCTAAATAATTTGCTGTATCGCCCCAGAGTTCAAAAAAGGCGGATACCTGAGCCAACTCTAAGAGCATTTGACTGTGCTTCTGTTCAAACTCTTCGAGTTCTGCTGCATTAGTCCGAGAGTCTTGGGCGAGTTCCGCAATAACTTGGGTTAGCTGTCCATAGTCATCGTGGCGCGAGATGAAATATTCACGCAATTGGCTTTCGGCCATGCTGATAGTTTCTGAATCTAGGCTTGTTTGGAGTGCTGTTGCTAGCGCTTGAGCTTTAGATTCATCTAAGGAAAGAATGGATGTTGGGTTGCTTAATACATCCGTCAAGAGCGCTAATGCCGCTGGACTTTTATCTAAAGAAACCTGTTCAAGACTCTGCTGATTAATGGAACCAAACATATAGACATCTGCACTACGGTCTACATCATCCAGAACTAAGGCTAAATCCCACCAATAGGATGTATTGGGACGAATTGTATTTGGAGGTATGGTGATTTTCAGTAAACCGTTTTTTCCATCGACATTATTGAGTTCTTGGAAATGCATTATTGCGCCACTCGCATCATCATTTGCGCCCAAGCTGAATTCTGCTTTTGCCATGCGGTTTTCTGGAATATAAAACCAGAGGTTTGTTGCGCCTGTCGAGGCTGTTTCCGCAACGTAATCTGCCGGTAGGAGAGCACTAAAATAGTTTTGGGATGCTCTGTTTAGAAAAATCTTGCCTTTGCATCTGGACATCCCTTCACCAAAGTTTGCGATACTCTCAATGCTTGGACTGGGTAGGGCGATACTTCTTTTGATCTCCGATACGGAAGAGGTTGCGACAGCAGCGGGTAATGGTTCGGCGATCGCCACAGTGGAGATAGAGCAGAGACTGACCAATATCGCTACAGATTGAAATAAGAAATGCTGTCTGTTCATTGTGGGTCTCAAAGCTTAATTTTGGGGAGGGCAGGCGATCGCATATTTATAATTCTGCGTAAATCCATCGTAAATCTCCACTCTGCTTTTTTTATATTGTCCTTGCAAGTGTTGCTTAAAGATCCTAACAAGATCGTCGAGAGACCCCTAAGTATTTTGTGAACTGACATCCGCCTAAAAGCGTACAAAAATAGCTTATAAATTACGGCGATCACCTTCCGGTGCTTGAAATTCAGTAACAGTACTGTGAGTTGGGAATCTGATGCGTTACTCAGTGCGGCGATCGCTTTTTTGAATTATGCATGATCGTCTACAGGAATTTGTGAGAAACCGCATTCTATTCGTTTCGCAAAGCACGATTAGCTACAGATTTTTAAACACACTCAAAAATCTGTAGCTAATCGTGCTTTCCGTAACAGAAATGCTAAAAAAGTCTCTTCTTTCGTCACAATAGAAACATTCCCCTCCATCCCAGCTTGTAAAGTGCAGGAAGAGTAGATATCACCAAAAGTATTACTTTGTGGTGTGATGATAGCTTTATAAAAAGATTGGTTATTACTGATAAAAGTATCTGTCGATATTTCTTTCAGCACCCCCGAAAGAGTCCCATAATCAGGATAAGGACACGCTGAAATTCTAATTTGTGCTGTTTGTCCTATTTCAAGATTATGAATATCAGCAGCCGAAATTAGAGCATTAATAGTTAAAGGAGCATTCTGGGGTGAAATTTGAGCAATTTCTGTACCGGGTTGCACCCTTTGACTTGAGTTACGCAATAAAAGTTTAAGAACAGTACCACTAGTGGGAGCAGTAATAACCCCTCGTTGTATCTGCTTCTCAACTTGTTTTAATGCTATTTCTTCGCGATCACCTTGTTTTTGCAGCTCAATACTTTGGCCGAGCAATAAATTCTTTTCCCTTTTAAG from [Leptolyngbya] sp. PCC 7376 includes:
- a CDS encoding DUF928 domain-containing protein — translated: MNRQHFLFQSVAILVSLCSISTVAIAEPLPAAVATSSVSEIKRSIALPSPSIESIANFGEGMSRCKGKIFLNRASQNYFSALLPADYVAETASTGATNLWFYIPENRMAKAEFSLGANDDASGAIMHFQELNNVDGKNGLLKITIPPNTIRPNTSYWWDLALVLDDVDRSADVYMFGSINQQSLEQVSLDKSPAALALLTDVLSNPTSILSLDESKAQALATALQTSLDSETISMAESQLREYFISRHDDYGQLTQVIAELAQDSRTNAAELEEFEQKHSQMLLELAQVSAFFELWGDTANYLAMARATHPEEWQSLLEVLFLEKQGADAEGMISVLTTAQDF